Proteins encoded in a region of the Planococcus citri chromosome 1, ihPlaCitr1.1, whole genome shotgun sequence genome:
- the LOC135833043 gene encoding uncharacterized protein LOC135833043 — protein MFLKITSLAVLFAVLVTAEPPISGYGSQRGSNGGSGGYGGGNSYSGSGSGSSNGGGGYGGSSSPFGSRGGSGGYGSSGQGAGGYGGSGQTGALASPYDSSSSSGSQPSYGGRSSLSSLASKYNGLSGRNGYSAGNGRGSATRYTAQSGSSNGYGGSGSGSGSGGYGGSGSGSNGYSAGGFGSQSSGLGAGSNGGYGSGSGSDGGYGGQGSNGGYGNGGSNGGYGNGGGNGYGGSGSGNGNGYGNGGEDPLSEPANYEFSYEVDVPEYNLEFGHRESRQGDEANGLYHVLLPDGRTQIVEYEADQDGYKPKISYQESNTNGNGGANGQGGFGNGAGAGYGGASGAGSAGGYGNGGAAGYSGGFGGPGGAGGYGGQNGGAGYSGGPSAGGFGSGSNGGYSGSNGGAGGFGGSSGYSGSQNGNGYSRQGGSSFGGNGNGNGYGASAHSGESSYGGSSGSGGSAGYSGSLGGAAGYASFRNSQQSGSSSSYGQNGAAGYAAFRNSQLGDSAGYSRNGGSESESGGSY, from the exons ATGTTTTTAAAG ATTACCTCATTGGCCGTCCTCTTCGCGGTGCTGGTCACAGCCGAACCGCCGATCTCAGGTTACGGAAGTCAACGTGGTAGCAACGGTGGATCAGGAGGCTACGGTGGAGGTAACTCATACTCAGGTTCCGGTTCCGGTTCCAGTAACGGAGGTGGCGGATATGGCGGCAGTAGTTCACCATTCGGTAGCCGAGGAGGTTCCGGTGGTTATGGCTCGTCGGGCCAGGGTGCCGGAGGTTATGGTGGCTCAGGTCAAACCGGAGCTTTAGCTAGTCCTTACGATTCGTCAAGCTCGTCTGGATCTCAACCTTCGTACGGAGGTCGATCATCTCTCAGCAGCTTGGCCAGCAAATACAACGGATTATCCGGACGTAACGGTTACAGCGCCGGTAATGGTAGAGGATCTGCTACTAGATACACTGCTCAGTCCGGTTCTTCCAACGGTTACGGTGGTTCTGGTTCTGGATCTGGATCTGGAGGTTACGGTGGCTCGGGATCTGGTAGCAATGGATATTCAGCTGGTGGATTCGGATCTCAATCCAGTGGTTTGGGTGCTGGTAGCAACGGAGGCTACGGAAGTGGAAGTGGAAGCGATGGTGGATACGGTGGTCAAGGCAGCAATGGAGGTTATGGAAATGGTGGATCAAACGGTGGTTATGGTAACGGAGGTGGCAATGGATACGGAGGTAGCGGTTCCGGAAATGGAAATGGATATGGTAACGGAGGAGAAGATCCTTTATCT GAACCAGCCAATTACGAATTCTCTTACGAAGTTGATGTACCCGAATACAACTTGGAATTCGGACACAGAGAAAGTCGTCAAGGAGATGAAGCCAACGGATTATACCACGTTTTACTGCCCGATGGAAGAACTCAAATTGTAGAATACGAAGCCGACCAAGACGGTTATAAACCAAAGATCTCGTACCAAGAAAGTAACACTAATGGAAACGGAGGTGCCAATGGTCAAGGAGGTTTTGGAAACGGTGCCGGAGCCGGTTACGGAGGTGCTAGTGGAGCTGGATCTGCTGGAGGTTATGGTAATGGAGGAGCTGCTGGTTATAGCGGTGGTTTCGGAGGACCTGGAGGAGCTGGTGGTTACGGTGGTCAAAATGGCGGTGCTGGATATTCCGGAG GTCCATCAGCTGGTGGATTCGGCAGTGGATCCAACGGAGGTTACAGTGGCAGCAACGGAGGCGCTGGAGGCTTCGGTGGCAGTTCTGGTTACAGTGGTAGTCAAAATGGTAACGGATATTCCAGACAAGGAGGTTCCTCCTTCGGTGGAAACGGTAACGGTAACGGTTACGGAGCTTCAGCCCATAGTGGCGAAAGCTCTTACGGCGGTTCTAGTGGATCAGGCGGCTCGGCTGGTTACAGTGGTAGCTTAGGAGGTGCTGCAGGTTATGCTAGTTTCCGTAACTCTCAACAATCCGGATCTTCGTCCAGTTATGGTCAAAATGGAGCTGCCGGATACGCAGCTTTCCGTAATAGTCAATTAGGAGATTCGGCCGGTTACTCGAGAAACGGTGGAAGCGAATCGGAGTCTGGTGGATCTTATTGA